A genomic stretch from Acidobacteriota bacterium includes:
- a CDS encoding PQQ-binding-like beta-propeller repeat protein produces MSHRPSTSRTAVVVACAIVWLGAAAPGAEDWPQWRGVDRDAVWRETGLVERFADDGLIVKWRTPVRGGFAGPAVAGGRVFVLDYQETPGSRTMDGHERLLALDEETGAVLWTREWPAAYRNIHFKFASGPRATPLVDGGRVYILGAAGMLSCFDTATGDLIWRIDTAADYGVTVPVFGVSQSPLVEGGHLIVLLGGEPDAKVVAFDKATGTEAWRALESDSEPGYSSPIVITAGGVRQLIVWHASALTSLDPATGEIWWNHPYEVGGGLSIVTPVRSGRYLVVSEFFNGTMMFALNSDRPAARMLWRGQARTEFPDQTDTLHSLISTPIVVGDHLYGVGSYGELRGLDATSGERLWQSDRMNAQDRWATAYFVRNGDRHFVVNDSGDLIIARFGPEGYEEVDRTLLLTPTTRTRGGASGRWNDRAVLWSHPAFANGHVVARNDAEVVRLSLAAVDYEQGP; encoded by the coding sequence ATGTCCCACCGTCCTTCCACAAGCCGAACCGCCGTCGTCGTCGCCTGCGCGATCGTCTGGCTCGGCGCCGCCGCGCCCGGCGCCGAGGACTGGCCGCAGTGGCGCGGCGTCGACCGGGACGCCGTGTGGCGCGAGACCGGCCTCGTCGAGCGGTTCGCGGACGACGGCCTGATCGTGAAGTGGCGGACGCCGGTCCGCGGCGGCTTCGCGGGACCGGCCGTCGCCGGGGGGCGCGTCTTCGTCCTCGACTACCAGGAGACGCCGGGCAGCCGCACGATGGACGGCCACGAGCGGCTGCTGGCGCTCGACGAGGAGACCGGCGCCGTGCTGTGGACGCGGGAATGGCCGGCCGCCTACCGCAACATCCACTTCAAGTTCGCGAGCGGCCCGCGGGCGACGCCGCTCGTCGACGGCGGCCGGGTCTACATCCTCGGGGCGGCCGGCATGCTGTCGTGCTTCGACACCGCGACCGGCGACCTGATCTGGCGCATCGACACGGCGGCCGACTACGGGGTGACGGTCCCGGTCTTCGGCGTGTCGCAGTCGCCGCTGGTCGAGGGCGGGCACCTGATCGTGCTGCTCGGCGGCGAGCCGGACGCGAAGGTGGTCGCCTTCGACAAGGCGACCGGCACGGAGGCGTGGCGGGCGCTCGAGTCCGACTCGGAGCCCGGCTACTCGTCGCCCATCGTCATCACCGCAGGCGGCGTGCGGCAACTGATCGTCTGGCACGCGTCGGCGCTCACCTCGCTCGATCCGGCGACCGGCGAGATCTGGTGGAACCACCCGTACGAGGTCGGCGGCGGCCTGTCGATCGTGACCCCGGTCCGCAGCGGGCGCTACCTCGTGGTCAGCGAGTTCTTCAACGGCACGATGATGTTCGCGCTCAACTCGGACCGCCCGGCGGCGCGCATGCTGTGGCGGGGGCAGGCCCGCACCGAGTTTCCCGACCAGACCGACACGCTGCACTCGCTCATCTCGACCCCGATCGTCGTCGGCGACCACCTGTACGGCGTCGGCAGCTACGGCGAGCTGCGGGGCCTCGACGCCACGAGCGGCGAGCGGCTCTGGCAGAGCGACCGGATGAACGCCCAGGATCGCTGGGCGACGGCCTATTTCGTCCGCAACGGCGACCGCCACTTCGTCGTCAACGACTCGGGCGACCTGATCATCGCGCGCTTCGGACCGGAGGGTTACGAGGAGGTCGACCGGACGCTTCTGCTGACCCCGACCACGCGCACGCGCGGCGGCGCCTCCGGGCGCTGGAACGACCGGGCCGTGCTGTGGTCCCACCCGGCCTTTGCCAACGGCCACGTCGTCGCCCGCAACGACGCCGAGGTCGTGCGGCTGTCGCTGGCCGCCGTGGACTACGAGCAGGGACCATGA